The Mercurialis annua linkage group LG7, ddMerAnnu1.2, whole genome shotgun sequence genome includes the window GCCCTAAAAAAACCACTGCTGCTAAAAATGAAAACCTTTTAGCGACAAACATAAGATTATAATAAGAGACATAGAGAAATAGATAATGTCTCAAAGAAAGAAACAAACTTAAAAAGCTGATGTCTGTCACAAATTCTTAATTAAGTAGAGCTTGTCTTAGGTTTCTCAAGAGATCCTTAATTGTCATGGAGAATTTACCATCCATCtgcaatttataattaaaaaggttaattaGATGACCTTTAAAATATGTCAATTACAGATAAcacattttatttgttttcaaaaataacattggcgattttaatgaaatttttatagACATGACATGACACATGGCAGACCCATTGAGTGTCCAAATCTGTGAAATTTCACCGAAAAATGTGTTcatgatgaaattaaaaagaaataaaaggtggtgtttataattgacaaatttttaaaatcatgttattttttaaacttgaTGCAaatatcatgattttatatgtaattaattttaattaaaatacaaagAATTAATTAGAAATAATGTTATAGATGCTAATTCTTAGACTTTCTAGCTATTACTCTCTTACTCTATAATTAAAaacctaattaatttaaataaatacttttacGAAAAATTTGATATGGATGATGTGAAATTCTGAATTTgaactatataaaaaattgatatcaaTGCAGTGAGATTTCAAGTTTGAATTATAACTAGAGACTATTTAATTGAAGATCAAAATTGTGatctctatttttaaattataaaattgactCATGTAAGACTAATTTTGTATAAAATgagttaaataatttttttcaaatgttggttaattataaactactagttagggttaattatttttgaattactGAACCATACGCTTTTTACAAAATCATTATTGacgatttttttgaaaaaggtaccaacattttattaattatatttttgtaatcaattttttaattttttgaagtgAAAGGTTGGATACAAGAAATCAGAAGTTTTCTCGCTGCCATATATTatcaaaaagtaaaataaaagaagttcgaatacaaaatcaaaattaaacaaCCGATGGATTTGCAAAAACGTAAAATTACCCTATCAATTCCGACAAATAATTGTCTATATGGCCGATGGATTGGCAAAATTAGATGTCCATCGGCCATGTAAGTAATTATTGACCGGAAATGATTTGTAAATAAAGCTGTTAAAGTAAGAATATATATACCTTGGCAACAATAGTAACATCAATGGTGGAATTTCCAAAAGGAAGCGAATTGCTGTTGATGACATTCAAGTGAAACTTTTCCATTACATATAATATCTTCATTAGGCAACCTTTTTGTTTGTCACAATGGATTTTAATGAGAACATCTTTGTCTGAAATCCTTGCTTCAATTTTCGGAAGTTGTAATTGGTCACAGATTTCCCCAGAATTAATCTCATCATTTGATGATGATGGCTCATCATCAACATAAACTTTTGATTTATTCACGAAAATTATTGATTGCATTGATTTCATGGCAGATTGATCCTCTAATGTCTGAACTCGACCTTGTAAATTCTTAACGTACTTAATTGTATCTTCAAGAACAGAAGCTTTGTCCATCTGTAAGTCAACATAGCactaaggggccgtttggttcaaggttgggaatGGGAATCGCAATGGGAATCGGAATGAAAAGTAATGGGAAtgagaatgattgttttcattttttgtttaattcaaaattagtgtaggaatgggaatgaataaagtttaataaaaaaattatttattacttattaaaaatatttttttattttttaaatatttttttatttaaaaaaaaatttaaaaaaatttaaaaaaatattttaaaaaaaattaaaaaaatattttcgaaaaaattaaaaaattaatttcgaaaaaattaatgtaaaattatttaaaaaacttttttaaaaaaaaataaaaaaatatttttttttaaaaataaaaattatttaaaaaaaattaaaaaaaaatttttaaaaaatattaattttttttttttattttaagtatattttttaaaataaatatttaaaaatagtttttttaataattatatatttattatttattattaaaatattttgtaaattttttattctcaTTCCTAAAAGTCCATTCCCATGGGTTAACGGGGGAATAAGTGATTCCCATTGagggggtaatcacattcccatttcctattacaatttgataaaacaaacacaaacaatgagaatcattcctatacccattcccattccccccTTTTTATTAGTCTGTATGTACATTTATCAATTGGTCTTTTATGAAATTAAGTAGCAATTCGCtttcaaataattcattttcagCCATGATTTAACTACTATGCATCACATAAATGAAAAAGACCGAAACAACAAACAAGTAACCATTTtctaaaaacattacaattcgGTAACCCTTCTATAACTTTTATAATTGGGTAAGGCTTTTGTCAAAAAACTATAGTTCGGTGgcctcaaaaatatttaaccccgTGCAAAGTAAGATTTATtctgtaaaaaaataaagtagcTGTAGAAAGCACATATTTACAATAATAGATTAAAACTATCTAACTTCAGAATTTCAAAAGtctttttgaaaatgaaaatggaaCATTAAAACGTAGAATTGAAGAAGTTTATTTACAATATAGGCTATGTTTGGTTTATGAAATTGAATAGCATGGAatggaatagttattccataagAAATGGAATAacccagtgttttaaaaatcggaccGGACCGgacggttcaaccggttcaaccggagACCGGTCAGCTATTCGGTCCAACTACCTATAAAGAACCGGAAATCCGGTtcaaccggattgaaccggccAGAACCGCCAGGACCGGAATGAACCGGAAAACcggcaatttttttaaaaccgtcCGGTTATACTTGTTTTGAATTGGAAAAGGATTTTTCCCTGAAGATTCATACCAATCTTTAACTTCAATTGGCCCAGAAGTCAAAATTTTCACTATCAAAcagaaaaatatttaacaatCAAGTTTGAACAAAAAGACACACAGGAGAAAGATAGATCAAAAGCAatctcaaaaacaaattttcaaataaaataattttaaagaatataaaaacTCCCGCAAACAGAAAATGCCAATATTTATAAACATGATCATACAATTAATTGCAAGAAACcaaaagagaaaacaaaaaattactttaaagaaaagaaatagaaaaaggaaagaaaCTGATCATCAAGGATGAGCAAAAAATCAGCCactaaaaagaaagaaatatatatatgaattccGAAAAGGGTAACtactataaaataataaatggtCTTCAAGAGAGATGCAGATAATTAAttgaaagaaatgaaagaaaatgaaaatggaGGTGAAATTATAATGACAGGgctaaagaaagaaagaagaagttTATGGAAAGTCAATTAGTGGATACGTTGGTCAACTTTTATCGAAAATGGCAACAATTATTTCTTGAAAAAGAAAAGACTTTAAATAGTGACTTAATTAGATTTTGTAATATTGCAGAAGAAAAAAAGACCCACTCTCTCATATGGAAAAAAGGAGACGTGTGTTACTGTTCCACAAAAAAGTTTTTCTATAGTATAATTtgtcaaccggttgaaccaccGGTTGAACtggttaaaccggttgaactggCAACCGGTGACTTTACCGGTTCAgtcaccggttcggtttttaaaacactggaataaccattttttaatttttgagagaaatacttattccacaaaatcatggaatagcaattccgTGGAATACCTATTCCGTGAACCAAAGTaaagaattttcattttatacggaatagctatttcattccgcacctattgcatgaaccaaacatggccataGATCAATCGATATATAGTTGTACATCTTAAAACTAGTAACCTAAAGAATCATATGGTACTCTTGCCTTTTactatctttaaattttaataaaaatttaaatcatgcTAACACATTATAACATGAAATCAAGAAGagaaaatcatatatatatatatatatatatatataaaaatttctcaTAAAGTGAAGATTAGGTTATTGTAGTATACCTTTTTCAGACCAGGAATAACAGCTGAAAGAGCAACGAAACGCTGGTTAAGCTTTTCTCGGCGCTTCCTCTCTGCCGTCACATGATCTGGCACATGTAGAGGACTCCAACTTATTACTCCACCACCTTTCATATTAGTTccttgtttattattattattacagatGGAACCATATTGATTCCCCAACGAACCCGGATGGAACAAATTTGTTCTTGAATTCTCATCGGAACTCATTTCAATCTTAGGCTTTAATGTACTCGATTGATCTCCATATGAAGCAGCGGGCGACAGACTCGAGTTTTCGAAAGATAAAAGATGAGAAGATGAAGaaggaaaagtgactctatcaTGAGTGTTAGTGTAAGATTTCCAGCTACTGGTGTTTAGTTGTTTCGCTGGCTTTTGACCGGGATCGGTCATTGCAGAGTTGAAATTCTGAACAGTTTGATGATTAAAAATATGGTCCATATTTGATGTGAAAAAGGATTGAAATTCAAGATCATCGATGGAGTAATCAAGTGTGTGTATACAGTAGTTGAAAGCAGCTGCATCCTCCATTTCCtgtaaataaaaacaatctgtgaaaatgaaaaattaatttaattcaaatagtTATTTGCAGATTGAACGTACCAATTCAGAATCCCATTTGGCCGATGTCATTTCTATTACAGTAAACTTCTGTTTAGGACTGAACAAAATATTTGTTGAGAAAGTGAAAAAGAAGGGaaaataacaaaagaaaataaattttaatgaagAAAACGGATCAAAAACAAGATTTGTAATTCAAGAAGGATATGACTGTCCGATTTAATGAGCTTGGAAAAAGATTAATTTCCTGGGAAATTCAAGAATTTGAAAAAGAAGACCCAAAAAGGGAATATTATGATATTCACTTTTGTTTTCGTCTTTTCTGTAGGCTAATAAGTCAGAGTTTTACAATCTTTTATAGGAAAAACATAACACTGATTGAACacagaaaacaaaaatattaaaaaattatattcccTCGTGAAAATGTTGTGTATTATTCTCATTTTGCTTCAAGAAACCACTGTTCATTTTATGGCTCTCTATTACTTACTCCGtctcgattttttttatttgaatatatttacTACATGAATTGCCCACTTTATATTTTtggcaaaaggctcactttagcCTTTAAAATCGGatcaaaagaataaataagccCTTAAGATCGAAGTTGGCTCACTTTACACACGTAGTTTTTCAAAACGGCTCACATTGCACCGAAAATTTAACACCGTTAATTTGTTCTGTAAAATAATGACGTGGCACATAggcaaaatcttaaaaaaaattcttaatgtttaaaatacttaccaattttatacttacaatttttttttatcaattttcaccctctttttcatttatatattaataattaaaaaatatttaaaattaaaatatttattaaaacaatcgaaacacaattaaacatttcgaaacaaaattaaacgctTCGAAATCCAATTAAACGCTTTAAAATCacactaattaaattttttcttaaaaaacaaacTAATCAAATCTAATCCACCCACTCACTCCCGAACACCCGCCGTAAACCACactgacaaaaaaatattccaactaaaaattaaaaaaataataacaaaaaatttactGGAAAAGATCCGTTCGTCTTCTCTGGACtgttcttccccatggaagaacaGATATGTAATTCCATGTGGAAGGACAGCCCGTGTTCTTCCTTGGAGAAGAACCAGTTGTTCTTCCCGAAAGAAGATTAGCCACGTCGGCTGGTCTTCCGTGGGGAAGAATAGATATGTCTTCCCCTTGGAAGAAACAGCCGGAGAAGACGAACCGGTTCGTCCCGTTCGTATTCTccggtgaattttttttattatttttattattttaaattttttatggtttaggtataaacttttaatttttaatttaattaggtttaaatttaattttaattgtttaattaaatttttattgtttaattggattttaaaacgtttaattaGGGTTCGAAatatttaattgtgtttaattgttttaataaatattttaactttatgtATGTTTtcaattattgatatttaaatgaataagagggtgaaaatggttaaaaaaattattaatataaaattggtaagtattttaaatattaagaatgtttttgaaatttttccttACATGCTACGTCATCATTTAACTGAATAAACTAAAGGCAGTTTAATGTGAGCCATTTCGGAAAACTACGGGGTGTGAAGTGAGCAAACCTCAACCTTGAGGGTCTATTTATTCTTTTGATCCGACCTTAAGGGATAAAGTGAACTgtttgtctattttttttattccaaacTCTTGTTCACTTCTagtaaattaacaatttttaatgttaatatttatatattatctcTATTTAAAAGTGTTAATTTCCTAAACTACactatttcttattttaattgtattttttctcTTTACTTTTTTAACCTTCTTTTTTTTTACTAGGtttacctcttttgtttttttatttaccaaaataacTCTTCGTTTAACTgccgtttatttttttatttttttcagtttCCTCTCCGGAGTTAGTTCTCTGATATCCTCCTTTCTTTCAATTGTCTCTGTCTCCTCTTTCTTCAACCACCAGTGTCGGAGTTTGCTGAAATCCTCCTCTTTCTTCTCCGGCATTAGTTCTTTGAAAAATTTATGGTATGGAAGAGGCGGCAGAGGCAGCGATAATAGAGGCGGTAGAGTTTGAGTTTCAGGATATCTGACTTTGTTAACTGCTCTGATTCTCCGTTAATTACAATGGTTGACGAAGGAGAAAAGGGATAACAGAGAAGCGGTCTGGGTTTATTGGTGTTGGCGTCGATTGTGGAGGCAGAGGAGGAGGTCATGGCGGAAGCGAAGGTGGAGATCCGAATTCAATAATAATCGGCTATAATGACGGAGGcgaagagattgaacgacagcATAGAACCTAAAAGATCGGTGTTGTTGCTTCGTATGCGTATACGAATTCTTCACTTGCTTTGGTATTTGCAGGCGTCGCAAGCTTGAGTGGTGGTGGTGAcggtggaggaggaggaggagccaATGATGAGCCTGCTGATAATTTCGATTTTCCCGTCCTTTGTTCTATCTATTATCCAATTCTAATTATTCTAATCACCAATGGAAGTTCTTGACAAGAATATTCATTGTCCATGGAGGATTTTTATCTCGAAGAGAAGGTATTGATTAAGAATTTCCATTCTTCTAATTCattgcatttttattttttattttcaattcaattccattttaattttgaattaaatctcACTCTGATGATtcattttattgaaattaactATAGCTCTTCTTCTATATAGGCATGAAACTTACGCGAGAAATTTGATGCTAACAAAGATGTGGTGAGTAATTTCATTATGATTTgctagattccatcttaaaatcaattggtatcaagtggaggtgcccaactaatatttaaacacatgtccattcacacacacaaccaatgtgggatttcccacttcaacactcccccaacactccccctcacgcgtagcgtgtccGGACTGAGTAACCAATCCCCCCTCACGCGCAACTCACGTGGGTCGGaccaaattcaaattgtgtgaatggacaaggctctgataccatgttagattccatcttaaaaccaattggtatcaagtggaggtgcccaactaatatttaaacacatgtccattcacacacacaaccaatgtgagATTTTCCACTTCAACATGATTCAATCTATCTTTGAAGtaatttggattagttttaggCTGTATTATATGTgttaatttggtgattttttcttattttgattaaattgttcTATCATATGAAGGAAGATTTGGATACAATTGTTAAATTGAGGGCTTATGGTGTTTCATATCGGGTTTTGTATTTTGTAATATTAGCTTATGGAATTGGAATACTAGTTTTGTATCTATTCTCTCTTTATATTTTAGTGATTTGTTGATTCTATCTCAAGTTCTGTTTCCTTTAGTTGAAGCTTATTTGTAACTGATACATAGTTTAgtcgtttgaaactgtttttgttttcttgattAAGATATGTAAGATATTTGTAATtgattcatataattttatgaacTCTTCAATCAATTTTGCTTGATAAAGGTTGTTAATTTACCGATATTCTACTGATGGATCTTTAGGTGAAAAATGTTGCTCGTAACCTGCTCGATCTATTGTTTGTCTcgaattataaatgaatttctGGTATGAATATGAAATTCTAGTAAGCTGCTACTGTTTAAGTTGCTTTGGTAAGCATAATTTATGTATCATAAGTTTTGATGTTTATgattagtaattaaaagatgGCAAAACCCATCCTAAGGCCTCTCTGCTTTACCATTTTGACTCGAGAAGCCCCTACCCTAATTTTCGTCACGGCCGAGTCCTTTTACTTTCAAAAATCGCATTTTTAGGCCCTTACGTGGATGGAAAATGGAGAGTGAAACCCACTCTCCGTTAAGTGAGACTAGAAAAAAAATGCGATAaattaaaccacaaaaaacgacatgacaattttatttttttaataagtgATGATATGGTAATTTTACATCTGACTATacatcttcttctttcttccaaTGCTAGACACTCAtacccaaataaaaaaaatgggttCTTCAACTCACCTCACTCACTCccatttattttcatatttctcATCtgggtttctcctttttaatcTCAAAATCAACTTCTTTCTTCGTTTTGGGTCCGTTCATATGCTGGTAAAGCTGTAGATTTTCTGGATTGTGGTAGAAAAGTATTGTGGGGGAGAACTGTTGAGGTTTGGATTGTGGTAGAAATGATATGAAGTTGAAAGAGGTTTTAGCTGTTTGTTAAACTAAGCTGTTTGTGGAGCGGATAACCATAGCTTATATCTGAAGCTGGAAACAGGTTTAAAACTATACGGCTTCTATGTTAATTAACCATTGACCTACTTGAACTTGGATTGTTAGTTGTTTAAACACATGAAAGCAACCCGAGCATACTTTTTTGTCGTACTGAAATTAGCAGCTAGTACTGTATGTGTTTCTTTTATTGGTGTTTAGGATTCATGCTTCTATTTTTTATGGAGGTTCTTGTAAGGAATTTTGTGAGGATTTAATTGATTTGGTGTTTAGTTGACCCAATTATCCCCTCCAAAATGGTGCCCGGATTCCAATTTCTATGTGGTTTAGGTTCTGCGTGTGAATCTGTAGAGTTATCAAGCATAAGTAATTTATATGGAAGAAAGAGGCTTCAAGATTCTGGTTAATTTACTTTGGAGAAGATGGTATGTGGTTTtggtttctctttttttttttttgatgagaAGTTTCTCTTTTATTAAgtaggctaaacccatctagaggtccttgtactatatcatttttgttcaaaaagcccttatactatttttttgttcttcaggtcactgtacttgacaaaattccgatttttaggtccttttgagggactggaggaacaaaaaaattgtaagtagagtgactggaaaaaacaaaaaaaggacctgaaaatctaaaattatgtaagtagagggacctgaaaaataaaaaaatagtacaggggctttttgaacaaaaatgatatagtacaagagTCTTTAAATGGGTTTAGCCTATTAAGTATGTTTGATTTGGAGAAGATGGTAAAGTAGCATGTTTGCTCcttcaattttgtttatttttaaaagagaaatgttaGGTGGCATTGTGATGTggcattattttttttaattaatagtgCTTTTGATAGTTAACGGAGAGTGAATTACACTCTCCATTTTCCATCCACGTAAGGGCTTAAAAATGCGATTTTTGAAAGTAAAAGGACTCGGTTGTGACGAACTTTAGGGTAGGGGCTTCTCGAGTCAAAATGGTAAAGTAGAGGGGCCTCAGGATGAGTTTTGCCTTAAAAGATTGATAATTGGTATCCGCTAATTAAGTTTTCAATATTACACAAAGTACCCCAACTCCCAAGACAGAGACTAGAGCATTAAAAATTTGGTTCAAGTAAAATACTTGTCCAACGGTCTTATGAAGCGGATACCATTTCAGAAAGTGACTTTGCACCGCAgacaaactttaaaattaaacaccccgtgtttttccggcaCGTTCCGTTGAATTTTCCGATGTGCTTTGAGTTCGTTTTGACTGGTTTAATTCCTCAGAATCATGGTTTCAGGgtcaatacttttttttatgtattttttagatGTTTTGGGCGTGGCTCGGGCTTTCGGAACGATCCCGAGCTCAAACTCAAAAATCGCATTTTTCCTCCTCGGCAAAAGGTTTTCCCGGGCGTGACATAGGAAGGGTGGCGGGCTCGACATACCCGTGTAGCGGGCGCAACGTCGCACTGTTCAGTTTGCTGTTTTTTTATAGATAACATCTTATCTCGACCTAAAACATTTTCTATCATTTTTGAAAACCCAATTTCGGCTGGAACTCATAGAACATCACTCCCTAACCAATCCTTGTCCTATTTTGATCATTGTTAAGTTTTCTTAGCTAGTTTTCATTGTTTAATTCATTGGTTTCATATTTGGTTCATCCTAGATTCAATAGCTATTGTGTTTGGTGTTAGCAATTTTACTTACCAACTCGTAGTACTCGACAAGtcgaggtcgaacccacaaggattagaggtttaaagtgaatgaaattgaTTGTGAagttcaattcgtttagcaatgAAAAGATTGGTTTTAATTAACACTACAACTTAAACTCAACTAAcaattaaacaaataacaactcAAGATATGCAGCAGCAAATAACTAATTATTCAAAGGATTAAAAATGAGAATTAAAAGCGCCCAAGGGTTGCTACTCATGCCAAGACGAATCCTAGTTAATAAGGCCGGGTCTTTGGATAGTGTTCGGGTCAAGCTATTCGAGAGTAtcaattccgctctctcgagccggaagttGAAAGAATCACTACTTGATTAAGGCACCGAAATAtaactcactctcgcacaattagaTTTCGATAGGACTAATCGAGCCAATTAATTCTCATACACAACCGCTAAATCCCTAAATTACTCTCGTGCATCTAGGTCTC containing:
- the LOC126656457 gene encoding transcription factor NAI1-like, translating into MTSAKWDSELEMEDAAAFNYCIHTLDYSIDDLEFQSFFTSNMDHIFNHQTVQNFNSAMTDPGQKPAKQLNTSSWKSYTNTHDRVTFPSSSSHLLSFENSSLSPAASYGDQSSTLKPKIEMSSDENSRTNLFHPGSLGNQYGSICNNNNKQGTNMKGGGVISWSPLHVPDHVTAERKRREKLNQRFVALSAVIPGLKKMDKASVLEDTIKYVKNLQGRVQTLEDQSAMKSMQSIIFVNKSKVYVDDEPSSSNDEINSGEICDQLQLPKIEARISDKDVLIKIHCDKQKGCLMKILYVMEKFHLNVINSNSLPFGNSTIDVTIVAKMDGKFSMTIKDLLRNLRQALLN